Proteins encoded in a region of the Pristis pectinata isolate sPriPec2 chromosome 16, sPriPec2.1.pri, whole genome shotgun sequence genome:
- the LOC127578781 gene encoding stathmin-3-like → MSSTVAAYKEKMKELSMLSLICSCFYTQPHPNTINKFGDMEVKSINKRASGQAFEVILKPQSTDLSPEQPITPKKKDISLEKLQNQLDAAEDRRKSQEMQLLQQLAEKQQHRRIVLHRAIVDNCNFSSTTERKLNQKMETCNENRKAHIAALKDRLREKERHAAEVRRNKVLREELSG, encoded by the exons cctACAAGGAGAAAATGAAGGAGCTGTCAATGCTCTCACTGATCTGTTCTTGCTTCTATACTCAACCACATCCCAACACAATTAACAAATTTGGTG atatggaagTGAAGTCAATTAATAAGCGTGCATCTGGACAGGCTTTTGAAGTTATTCTGAAACCACAGTCCACTGATTTGTCACCTGAGCAACCCATCACACCAAAGAAGAAGGACATCTCTTTGGAGAAACTCCAGAACCAGCTGGATGCTGCTGAGGACAGGAGAAAG TCCCAAGAAATGCAGCTTCTGCAGCAACTTGCAGAAAAACAACAACACAGGCGCATTGTTCTACACAGGGCGATTGTGGATAACTGTAACTTCAGCTCAACAACTGAAAGGAAGTTAAATCAGAAAATGGAAACCTGTAATGAAAATCGCAAAGCTCATATAGCTGCTCTCAAGGATCGTCTGCGTGAGAAG GAAAGGCATGCAGCTGAGGTCCGTAGAAACAAGGTGCTACGAGAGGAACTTTCTGGCTAA